Genomic segment of Leishmania panamensis strain MHOM/PA/94/PSC-1 chromosome 20 sequence:
TGAAGAACATGGCGACCTACACGGAGGGCGAGCGCAAGGCGTGGGGCGCACCggtgcgcactgctgcgccggagctgcgcatgcccgcgcctgccgcggcggcgcctgctgccgctaaGAAGCCCGCGCCTGCGCCGAAGGCTGTTGCTCCTGCAGAGGACGACGACATCGACCTGTTCGGCGAgacgacggaggaggagcaggcggcgctggaggcgaagagggcaAAGGAcgcggagaagaagaaggcgaagaaggacGTGATTGCGAAGTCGTCCATCCTGTTCGACATCAAGGCGTGGGACGACACGGTGGACCTGGAGGCGCTCGCGCAGAAGCTGCACGCGATTCAGCGCGACGGCCTGGTGTGGGGTGACCACAAGCTGGCGCCCGTTGCGTTCGGCgtgaagaagctgcagcagctggtcgTGATCGAGGATGACAAGGTGTCTGGAGACGACCTGGAGGAGATGATCATGGGCTTCGAGGACGAGGTGCAGTCGATTGATATCGTTGCCTGGAACAAGATCTGATGCGATTCTTAAATGGAGGATTCGATACCCTGTGACCGACGGAGAGCGAACGATCTTGGCCGTTGCCGAGCAAGACCCCCTTGCGGGCGTTTGCGTAGCATCGCTGTTGTTTCTTATGCGATAGCCGCTCCAGTGGCGGACGGAGTGCTTCGCGCCGCACGGTGTGGTAGCGGCGCGCTTTTTGCTCTGTTTCTAGTATGTCGGGAGAGAGCGATGCCGTTCCTTGTCGTTGTTGTGAGACCGACGTCGAAGGCAGTGCGCTCTCGTCGCCTCACATTCCGCGTTGCGCGCTTCTGTTTTTCTGATATATACagttttgttgttgtgtaATGGAGGGCGTCTGTGCCGGGTGGGCATTTCCCCACTTTCGTTGTGATGCACGTCGTCTGCGCTCTCGACGAGTCGCGTTCACCTGCCGTGACTCCTTTGTTGTGTTTGGTGCTCACGACACGCCGCTTTCCGTTATACTGTCGTGCACAGGTGCCCCCCATTGCACTGAACCGAATGAGacggcaaaaaaaaaaacaaaagggaaACATATACACGACAACAAAAATGAACAAGGGGCGTGGAAGTCTACGCGTGCGGCCGGGtattgtgtatgtgtggcgtgcgtggcggtgcgagggagaggctgCGTTGCTTTCGGGCAGGTGTCGATGGGTTTACGCGAAAAGCTGTGGCAACGCCTATGCGCCTTCATCTGgtgcccttttctctctgccctgcttcttcgccttgcGTCCTCTCTCTGGCTACCACGCCTCGACTTACAAGAAGCAACGCGGCACGCTCTAGTCACCAATGgactctctctcacacacacacagactcTGGGCAAGAAGGTGAGCGCTCTTCCGAAAGACAGCGGCAACACATACCAAGCAAGCATAATGTTGTTCTCTCTGAGAAAAGCGAAAACAGAAAATAGTGAAGAGCAGTGGCCCTTGAAGAGAAGGTACGGATGCGGGAGGGACATACGTTAATCTGTGGGCGAACtggagagcgaaagaggcggagcgcaGTACACAGTGGGGTAGAAAGCGGAGCTAGTCGTGAGAGGAATTCGCCCGTGTGCTCATGCCCAGTTGAAACTTGTCGTCAGACGGCGAAGAAAGGGACAATAAACAACACGAAATCAACGTAgtgtgtgcgtctttgtatgtttgtgtgtgtgtgtgtgttgaggtgtgcgtatgcgcgTTGGACTGGAGTATACAGGCGTCCTGTACTTGTCGgttccgcccccccccctctctctNNNNNNNNNNNNNNNNNNNNNNNNNNNNNNNNNNNNNNNNNNNNNNNNNNNNNNNNNNNNNNNNNNNNNNNNNNNNNNNNNNNNNNNNNNNNNNNNNNNNNNNNNNNNNNNNNNNNNNNNNNNNNNNNNNNNNNNNNNNNNNNNNNNNNNNNNNNNNNNNNNNNNNNNNNNNNNNNNNNNNNNNNNNNNNNNNNNNNNNNNNNNNNNNNNNNNNNNNNNNNNNNNNNNNNNNNNNNNNNNNNNNNNNNNNNNNNNNNNNNNNNNNNNNNNNNNNNNNNNNNNNNNNNNNNNNNNNNNNNNNNNNNNNNNNNNNNNNNNNNNNNNNNNNNNNNNNNNNNNNNNNNNNNNNNNNNNNNNNNNNNNNNNNNNNNNNNNNNNNNNNNNNNNNNNNNNNNNNNNNNNNNNNNNNNNNNNNNNNNNNNNNNNNNNNNNNNNNNNNNNNNNNNNNNNNNNNNNNNNNNNNNNNNNNNNNNNNNNNNNNNNNNNNNNNNNNNNNNNNNNNNNNNNNNNNNNNNNNNNNNNNNNNNNNNNNNNNNNNNNNNNNNNNNNNNNNNNNNNNNNNNNNNNNNNNNNNNNNNNNNNNNNNNNNNNNNNNNNNNNNNNNNNNNNNNNNNNNNNNNNNNNNNNNNNNNNNNNNNNNNNNNNNNNNNNNNNNNNNNNNNNNNNNNNNNcccccccccccctctctctctctctctctctctcacccagGCACTCACACGaacacccctctcctccacacacacacacacacgcgcgctgtTTCATGTTGAcctctttctgttgtttTACTGCGGTGTTTCTTTTCTGACTTGGACGTGGACTCACTCGTGCTGTGCTTGTGCCTATGCCCGGCCTCCTTTCGCTTTCCTCCCTCGATGGCCCCAAGTCCCCCTTGTCCCTTtctttggggggggggagttgCATGTGCGCATGTCCACCACCAAAGAGGGTCGAACACAAATCGAAGGCCAAGGCGTGTTGTTAACGCGCGCGCACTTTTGCAGTCACTGCTCATGCACGCGATCTGCATCTTAGCCTCACTTCCAACTGCCGAACAGAGTATAAGCAAGTAGCCAGGACGGTTAGCCGACCTCGAACTTCACTCGCGGAAAGCAGTGCTGAGAGAAGACCAAGTGCAAGTCCCCTCCAAAGAGAAGGATAAGCAACAGTTACAGCCTGCTGAAGGCGAGTGGCAGGTGCTGTTTAGGTATGAGGAGATTCGGTCAAGAActagtggaggagggaggtgggacAGAGTATCGGACTGGTGTTGAAGTTCCGGTGCCGCGCTACGTGTCTTTTGCCTTTGCATCTCAGCAATGACGCAATGGGCTCGAGCTAGAGGACCGCCTCACAGCATCGAGCTCTTTCCCTTCTggtctcttcttctgcgtgGCGGCTCGTCAGTGTGTGTTGGATATACACATCATGTGAAGTGCCGCAGAAGGGAATCGAAAGTGGGAGTCGTGAGTCACGCACAGGAGTACCCTAGGGCATGGTGTTACTTTgtgtcgctgcagccccccttcctccatgCTGCGCTTTCCTCAGGGCTTCCGCATGACTCGCTTCTCGGCAGTGCGGCTCACTCTGTGTGCGCCTATGTGCTCCCACTCACGCTCTCTTATTGCGACGACTCATTCATAAaacacccctcctcctccccctctatTTGCCTTTGCCGCAATGCCCATCAACACctgcgcctcccccctccctccccccttgcccCTGCCACGCACGCAACGTGTCATGCATGTATAAGCCGTGTACATCTCTCTGGGGGAGCGTTCCCTCTTACGCACATCTGTCGACGTTATCTTCATGCACCCAGCCACGCACTAACGCCACGTTTGCGCGGTAGCGGAGTAgagacacagcagcacctcgacgaagaagagaagacactcacggagaagaagcgctcgtgtgcctctgtgcctgtgcctgtgcttgtgcgtgtgtgcgccgcaAGGCTCCTTACATTCTGCGTGCGTCCTCTCTCgacctcgctctctcgccctcaGCCCTGCTTATCGGTCttccgctccctccctccctccctctggtCTATATCTACACGCTGTACCCCGTCTCACCCACGTACGCTGTGTCTGCTCTGGCGATTGTGACGCGCTTTTCGttgccctttctctttttgtcACTCTTCAGAGACTCTCATGCGCCACGGTACGGTATCGCAGGTGGGGGGACGAAAGCGAAGTCGCTCTCGCTCGTTGGAGCAGTCCGCTGTGTCGTTGCTTCACGATGAGGAACCCCGGGACGTCGTTGCGTCCTCAGCGCATGCGAAGGGCAAACACCATCAACAACAAAGCGTCGCCGCTACCAGCCCTGGCCTCTCTAGCCCTCACAGGAACAGCTACGGTAGCCGCAGCCCGAGCATAGCCTCgacgtcctcctcatcttctGGCACCAAGTACTCAGGTGACAAGAGTTTGAGTAATGCGCACAAAACGCCGGCAACTGCtgaggcagcagccacaTCGACCGcggtagcggcggcggcggcggcgacatcTACTTCCCCCACGGCGGAGATGTCCCCTGAGGACGCCTCCATCTACACATTAGTGACGAGCATCCTGGCAGAGTGGCGCAGTGGCGTCACTCTACTGAAGGAGGATATCATTCGCTTAATCCTACGTCGTGTGCGTCCCATCCTCATGAGCCAGCCGATGCTCGTCCGCACCGAGGCGCCGATCAACGTCTGCGGCGACATACACGGCCAAATTACAGACCTCGTTGAAATCTTTAAGGCGGGTGGGCTGCCTCCCAACTCACGCTACCTCTTCCTCGGTGATTACGTGGATCGAGGCAAGTACGGGACGGAGGTGATCACGGTGTTGCTGGGGTTGAAGGTGCTGTACCCAAAGCGCATTTATGTTCTCCGTGGAAACCACGAGACGGACAGCATTTGCCGCATCTACGGCTTCTTTGACGAGGTGAAGCGCCGCTTCAGCGTGCGCCTCTTCAAGGAGTTCACCGATGTGTTTAACTGTCTTCCCGTGGCGGCGTTGATTGAGGAGATTGCGTTGTGCATGCACGGCGGTCTCAGTCCTGAGCTGCGGCATCTGCGTCAAATTGAACAGATCTACCGGCCGTTGGTGGTCCCCGATGAGGGACTTGCCTGCGATATTCTCTGGTCCGACCCGGAGGAGGGTTCATCTGGCTGGCAACCAAGTGAGCGCGGTGTTAGTTTTACCTTTGGTGAGGATGTAGTGAAACGCATGTGCGACAGCCTCGGCATCGATATTGTTCTCCGAGCCCATCAGGTCGTGGATGAAGGCTACTCATTCTTTGCTGGCAGGCGCCTCGTCACCATTTTTAGCGCGTCCAACTACTGTGGCGAGTTCACGAACAGCGGTGCCATGATGCTGATGGACGAAAACTGCATGTGCAGCTTCCAAATTTTTAAGCCTGAGTACTAAAAGTTGTTGCTGGCGTGCGCGCTTTTAGTCAGGCACGTtaaagcagcggcagcaagcgCAAGAGCAAAAGTAGAAGCAGCGGCTACGACGGAAACTGACCGTTGCTAATGTGGGCTCGTTCGCTTCTCTGACTCAGCGATTGCCATATCGGTGcgtgctcttttttctccacTGGTGGCATTCTCCTATTCAGACTCCACACAGCTGCACGTACACGATTCAGACGTTCAAAAGCCTACACGGGGACTCACAcggtcacacacacacacacacgtacatgcACACGCCAAAGTGCGTCTTGTTGTGCATGTGCTGTTCAGCTGTCCTCTTCGAGTTTGTGCATAATTCAGGAGCGACTGCGTCTTGTTgtgtcccccctccctccctcccccgctgtTGGGCTCTTTATCGCTGTGGTTTTTCGGAGTCTTTTGTagcttctcctctttgcccATGT
This window contains:
- a CDS encoding translation elongation factor 1-beta, putative (TriTrypDB/GeneDB-style sysID: LpmP.20.0870), translated to MSTLHQHSFTGNRCRCAAGCHVCAVATLQFYEFSMLFVSIHALPFSFSTLSSAGTSRGCALQECIPHSHPPRTSLTRRPSILQLAQSTPPNLCCSPSFFFPPPLTTPAPRAHPSMSVKDVSKKAAELEARLGGKLFLGGAKPTAEDVRMLNDLLGANHASLYRWVKNMATYTEGERKAWGAPVRTAAPELRMPAPAAAAPAAAKKPAPAPKAVAPAEDDDIDLFGETTEEEQAALEAKRAKDAEKKKAKKDVIAKSSILFDIKAWDDTVDLEALAQKLHAIQRDGLVWGDHKLAPVAFGVKKLQQLVVIEDDKVSGDDLEEMIMGFEDEVQSIDIVAWNKI
- a CDS encoding serine/threonine-protein phosphatase PP1, putative (TriTrypDB/GeneDB-style sysID: LpmP.20.0880), giving the protein MSPEDASIYTLVTSILAEWRSGVTLLKEDIIRLILRRVRPILMSQPMLVRTEAPINVCGDIHGQITDLVEIFKAGGLPPNSRYLFLGDYVDRGKYGTEVITVLLGLKVLYPKRIYVLRGNHETDSICRIYGFFDEVKRRFSVRLFKEFTDVFNCLPVAALIEEIALCMHGGLSPELRHLRQIEQIYRPLVVPDEGLACDILWSDPEEGSSGWQPSERGVSFTFGEDVVKRMCDSLGIDIVLRAHQVVDEGYSFFAGRRLVTIFSASNYCGEFTNSGAMMLMDENCMCSFQIFKPEY